A genomic segment from Sciurus carolinensis chromosome 1, mSciCar1.2, whole genome shotgun sequence encodes:
- the Adamtsl4 gene encoding ADAMTS-like protein 4 isoform X2 translates to MEKWAGRPRLCLMLLLYLPQLCLDQEVLSEQSPQTPPEEGRGPEGVWGSWDQWASCSQPCGVGVQRRSRTCQLRLGLPFPPRPPRHPEVLRSRGQGPRPQTSRETHPLYRPQPQGRVGSLRGPASQLGKEETQEVQGPQRSRVRDPIKPGMFGYGRVPFALPLHRSRRHPRRSPRPELPQTSSRREKYLPSLTPGAEPSSANHGSQTQLPPPEPSVYIPSSPDEPPKSKNSQNEVSQRTSPVPTQPHFIAQASGTGFLSPSPSLGESDSFHMSSQPRMPNSQRWASPWVAGSHPDPFPSVPWGRGQQSRRHWRPGGNPHESPMEPAPHLPDGWLPLLNAGPHSSSLWSIFAPSSPVPRCSGESEQLRACSQGPCPPEQPDPRALQCAAFDSQEFMGQLYQWEPFTEVQGSQRCELNCRPRGFRFYVRHTEKVQDGTLCQPGAPDICVAGRCLSPGCDGILGSGRRPDSCGVCGGNDSTCRLISGNLTDQGRPLGYQKILWIPAGASQLQIAQHRPSANYLALRGPGGQSIINGNWAVDPPGSYTAGGTIFRYNRPPREEGKAESLSAEGPTTQPVDVYMIFQEDNPGVFYQYVISSPPPILESPTAEPPILQLQPEMLRGEPPAASVPRPARTPGTLQRQVRIPQMPAPTHLRTPLGSPAGYWKRVGHSKCSASCGKGVWRPIFLCISRESGEELDEHNCATGARPPANPEPCHNPPCPPYWETGEWTSCSRSCGPGTQHRQLHCRQEFGAGGSSVPPERCGHLPRPNVTQPCQLRLCGHWEVGSAWSQCSVRCGRGQRSRQVRCVGNNGDEVNEQECASGPPQPPSREACDMGPCTTAWFHSEWSSKCSADCGTGIQRRSVVCLGSGEMLRAGQEEAGAGTSEQSCPPGSRPPDMRACSLGPCEMTWCWYTGPWGECSSECGSGTQRRDVICVSKLGTEFNVTSPSNCSHLPRPSALQPCQGQACQDRWFATPWSPCSQSCQGGIQTREIQCLSANQTLSTRCPPHLRPSRKRPCNSQPCNQRPDDQCKDSSPHCPLVVQARLCIYPYYTATCCRSCAHVLERSPLEPA, encoded by the exons ATGGAGAAATGGGCGGGCAG GCCCCGGCTTTGTCTTATGCTGCTTTTGTACCTCCCTCAGCTCTGCCTGGACCAGGAG GTGTTGTCTGAACAGTCTCCTCAGACACCCCCAGAGGAGGGCCGGGGCCCTGAGGGTGTCTGGGGATCTTGGGACCAGTGGGCCTCTTGCTCCCAGccctgtggggtgggggtgcagcGCAGAAGCCGGACATGTCAACTCCGCCTGGGCCTGCCCTTCCCTCCCCGACCCCCAAGACATCCAGAAGTCCTTCGATCCCGGGGTCAGGGCCCTAGACCTCAGACTTCCCGAGAAACCCATCCTCTGTATAGGCCACAGCCTCAGGGAAGGGTTGGCTCCCTTCGAGGTCCTGCTTCCCAACTGGGGAAAGAAGAGACCCAAGAAGTTCAAGGGCCCCAGAG GTCCCGGGTTCGAGACCCCATCAAGCCAGGAATGTTTGGCTATGGAAGAGTGCCCTTTGCCTTGCCACTGCATAGGAGCCGCAGGCACCCCCGGAGGTCACCCAGACCTGAACTTCCCCAGACCTCTTCTAGAAGGGAAAAATACCTTCCATCCCTGACTCCTGGAGCAGAGCCATCCTCTGCAAACCATGGCTCCCAAACTCAGCTCCCTCCTCCAGAACCATCTGTCTACATCCCATCCTCCCCAGATGAACCCCCAAAGTCCAAAAATTCTCAGAATGAGGTGTCCCAAAGAACCAGTCCTGTCCCCACACAGCCTCACTTCATAGCCCAAGCCTCTGGCACAGGGTTTCTCTCACCTTCCCCTTCCTTGGGAGAAAGTGACTCTTTCCACATGTCCTCTCAACCAAGAATGCCAAATTCCCAGAGATGGGCCAGTCCCTGGGTAGCAGGGAGCCACCCTGATCCTTTCCCTTCTGTCCCTTGGGGACGAGGTCAGCAGAGCCGAAGGCATTGGAGACCTGGGGGGAATCCTCATGAGTCCCCCATGGAGCCGGCCCCTCATCTACCAGATGGCTGGTTGCCTCTGCTGAATGCTGGCCCCCACTCGAGCTCCCTCTGGAGCATCTTTGCTCCTAGTAGCCCTGTCCCAAGATGTTCTGGGGAGAGTGAGCAGCTGAGAGCCTGCAGCCAAGGG CCCTGCCCACCTGAGCAGCCAGACCCCCGGGCCCTACAGTGTGCAGCCTTTGACTCCCAGGAATTCATGGGTCAGCTGTACCAGTGGGAGCCCTTCACTGAAG TTCAGGGATCCCAACGCTGCGAGCTGAACTGCCGTCCCCGTGGCTTTCGTTTCTATGTCCGTCACACTGAAAAGGTCCAGGATGGGACCCTGTGTCAGCCTGGAGCACCAGACATATGTGTGGCTGGGCGCTGTCTG AGCCCTGGCTGTGATGGGATCCTCGGGTCTGGCAGGCGTCCAGATAGCTGTGGAGTCTGTGGGGGTAATGATTCTACCTGTCGCCTCATTTCGGGGAATCTCACTGATCAAGGGCGCCCTCTGGGCTATCAGAAGATCCTATGGATTCCAGCTGGCGCCTCCCAGCTCCAGATTGCCCAGCATCGGCCCAGTGCCAACTACCTTG CACTTCGAGGCCCTGGAGGCCAGTCCATCATCAATGGGAACTGGGCTGTGGATCCCCCTGGGTCCTACACAGCTGGTGGGACTATCTTCCGGTATAACCGTCCTCCTCgggaggagggaaaggcagaAAGTCTATCAGCTGAAGGCCCCACAACGCAGCCTGTGGATGTCTAC ATGATCTTTCAGGAGGATAACCCTGGTGTTTTTTATCAGTATGTCATCTCTTCACCTCCTCCAATCCTCGAGAGCCCCACTGCAGAGCCTCCTATCCTTCAACTTCAGCCTG AGATGCTGAGGGGGGAGCCCCCAGCTGCTTCAGTACCCCGCCCAGCCCGGACCCCAGGCACCCTGCAGCGCCAGGTACGGATCCCCCAGATGCCTGCCCCAACCCATCTCAGGACACCTCTGGGATCTCCAGCTGGATACTGGAAACGAGTGGGACACTCCAAGTGCTCAGCATCCTGTGGAAAAG GTGTTTGGCGCCCCATTTTCCTGTGCATTTCTCGAGAGTCAGGAGAGGAGCTTGATGAACACAACTGTGCCACGGGTGCCAGGCCTCCAGCCAACCCTGAACCCTGCCACAACCCCCCATGTCCCCCATA TTGGGAGACTGGTGAATGGACATCCTGTAGTCGCTCTTGTGGCCCAGGCACCCAGCACCGCCAGCTGCACTGCCGGCAGGAGTTTGGGGCAGGTGGCTCCTCTGTGCCTCCAGAGCGCTGTGGACATCTTCCTAGGCCCAATGTTACCCAGCCTTGTCAGCTGCGCCTCTGTGGCCATTGGGAGGTTGGCTCTGCCTGGAGCCAG TGCTCTGTCCGGTGTGGTCGAGGCCAGAGGAGCCGACAAGTTCGCTGTGTTGGAAACAATGGCGATGAAGTGAACGAGCAGGAGTGTGCTTCAGGCCCACCACAGCCCCCCAGCAGAGAGGCCTGTGACATGGGGCCCTGTACCACAGCCTGGTTCCACAGTGAATGGAGTTCAAAG TGCTCAGCAGATTGTGGGACAGGAATCCAGAGACGTTCTGTGGTCTGTCTTGGGAGTGGGGAGATGCTTAGGGCAGGGCAAGAGGAAGCAGGAGCAGGAACCAGTGAGCAGAGCTGTCCACCAGGAAGCCGCCCTCCTGACATGCGTGCCTGCAGCTTGGGGCCCTGTGAGATGACATGGTGTTGGTACACAGGACCCTGGGGTGAG TGCTCCTCAGAATGTGGCTCTGGCACACAACGTAGAGATGTCATCTGTGTGTCCAAACTGGGAACTGAGTTCAATGTGACATCTCCTAGCAACTGTTCCCATCTGCCCAGACCCTCTGCCCTACAGCCCTGTCAGGGTCAGGCTTGCCAGGACCGATGGTTTGCTACACCCTGGAGTCCG TGTTCTCAATCCTGCCAAGGGGGCATACAGACAAGAGAGATTCAGTGCCTGAGTGCCAACCAAACCCTCAGCACTCGATGCCCTCCTCACCTGCGACCTTCCAGGAAACGACCCTGTAACAGCCAACCCTGCAACCAGCGCCCTG atgatcaatgCAAGGACAGCTCTCCACATTGCCCCCTGGTGGTACAGGCCCGGCTCTGCATCTACCCCTACTACACAGCCACCTGTTGCCGCTCTTGTGCCCATGTTCTGGAGCGGAGTCCGCTGGAGCCTGCCTGA
- the Adamtsl4 gene encoding ADAMTS-like protein 4 isoform X1, with protein MEKWAGRPRLCLMLLLYLPQLCLDQEVLSEQSPQTPPEEGRGPEGVWGSWDQWASCSQPCGVGVQRRSRTCQLRLGLPFPPRPPRHPEVLRSRGQGPRPQTSRETHPLYRPQPQGRVGSLRGPASQLGKEETQEVQGPQRSRVRDPIKPGMFGYGRVPFALPLHRSRRHPRRSPRPELPQTSSRREKYLPSLTPGAEPSSANHGSQTQLPPPEPSVYIPSSPDEPPKSKNSQNEVSQRTSPVPTQPHFIAQASGTGFLSPSPSLGESDSFHMSSQPRMPNSQRWASPWVAGSHPDPFPSVPWGRGQQSRRHWRPGGNPHESPMEPAPHLPDGWLPLLNAGPHSSSLWSIFAPSSPVPRCSGESEQLRACSQGPCPPEQPDPRALQCAAFDSQEFMGQLYQWEPFTEVQGSQRCELNCRPRGFRFYVRHTEKVQDGTLCQPGAPDICVAGRCLVREDRSPGCDGILGSGRRPDSCGVCGGNDSTCRLISGNLTDQGRPLGYQKILWIPAGASQLQIAQHRPSANYLALRGPGGQSIINGNWAVDPPGSYTAGGTIFRYNRPPREEGKAESLSAEGPTTQPVDVYMIFQEDNPGVFYQYVISSPPPILESPTAEPPILQLQPEMLRGEPPAASVPRPARTPGTLQRQVRIPQMPAPTHLRTPLGSPAGYWKRVGHSKCSASCGKGVWRPIFLCISRESGEELDEHNCATGARPPANPEPCHNPPCPPYWETGEWTSCSRSCGPGTQHRQLHCRQEFGAGGSSVPPERCGHLPRPNVTQPCQLRLCGHWEVGSAWSQCSVRCGRGQRSRQVRCVGNNGDEVNEQECASGPPQPPSREACDMGPCTTAWFHSEWSSKCSADCGTGIQRRSVVCLGSGEMLRAGQEEAGAGTSEQSCPPGSRPPDMRACSLGPCEMTWCWYTGPWGECSSECGSGTQRRDVICVSKLGTEFNVTSPSNCSHLPRPSALQPCQGQACQDRWFATPWSPCSQSCQGGIQTREIQCLSANQTLSTRCPPHLRPSRKRPCNSQPCNQRPDDQCKDSSPHCPLVVQARLCIYPYYTATCCRSCAHVLERSPLEPA; from the exons ATGGAGAAATGGGCGGGCAG GCCCCGGCTTTGTCTTATGCTGCTTTTGTACCTCCCTCAGCTCTGCCTGGACCAGGAG GTGTTGTCTGAACAGTCTCCTCAGACACCCCCAGAGGAGGGCCGGGGCCCTGAGGGTGTCTGGGGATCTTGGGACCAGTGGGCCTCTTGCTCCCAGccctgtggggtgggggtgcagcGCAGAAGCCGGACATGTCAACTCCGCCTGGGCCTGCCCTTCCCTCCCCGACCCCCAAGACATCCAGAAGTCCTTCGATCCCGGGGTCAGGGCCCTAGACCTCAGACTTCCCGAGAAACCCATCCTCTGTATAGGCCACAGCCTCAGGGAAGGGTTGGCTCCCTTCGAGGTCCTGCTTCCCAACTGGGGAAAGAAGAGACCCAAGAAGTTCAAGGGCCCCAGAG GTCCCGGGTTCGAGACCCCATCAAGCCAGGAATGTTTGGCTATGGAAGAGTGCCCTTTGCCTTGCCACTGCATAGGAGCCGCAGGCACCCCCGGAGGTCACCCAGACCTGAACTTCCCCAGACCTCTTCTAGAAGGGAAAAATACCTTCCATCCCTGACTCCTGGAGCAGAGCCATCCTCTGCAAACCATGGCTCCCAAACTCAGCTCCCTCCTCCAGAACCATCTGTCTACATCCCATCCTCCCCAGATGAACCCCCAAAGTCCAAAAATTCTCAGAATGAGGTGTCCCAAAGAACCAGTCCTGTCCCCACACAGCCTCACTTCATAGCCCAAGCCTCTGGCACAGGGTTTCTCTCACCTTCCCCTTCCTTGGGAGAAAGTGACTCTTTCCACATGTCCTCTCAACCAAGAATGCCAAATTCCCAGAGATGGGCCAGTCCCTGGGTAGCAGGGAGCCACCCTGATCCTTTCCCTTCTGTCCCTTGGGGACGAGGTCAGCAGAGCCGAAGGCATTGGAGACCTGGGGGGAATCCTCATGAGTCCCCCATGGAGCCGGCCCCTCATCTACCAGATGGCTGGTTGCCTCTGCTGAATGCTGGCCCCCACTCGAGCTCCCTCTGGAGCATCTTTGCTCCTAGTAGCCCTGTCCCAAGATGTTCTGGGGAGAGTGAGCAGCTGAGAGCCTGCAGCCAAGGG CCCTGCCCACCTGAGCAGCCAGACCCCCGGGCCCTACAGTGTGCAGCCTTTGACTCCCAGGAATTCATGGGTCAGCTGTACCAGTGGGAGCCCTTCACTGAAG TTCAGGGATCCCAACGCTGCGAGCTGAACTGCCGTCCCCGTGGCTTTCGTTTCTATGTCCGTCACACTGAAAAGGTCCAGGATGGGACCCTGTGTCAGCCTGGAGCACCAGACATATGTGTGGCTGGGCGCTGTCTGGTGAGGGAGGACAGG AGCCCTGGCTGTGATGGGATCCTCGGGTCTGGCAGGCGTCCAGATAGCTGTGGAGTCTGTGGGGGTAATGATTCTACCTGTCGCCTCATTTCGGGGAATCTCACTGATCAAGGGCGCCCTCTGGGCTATCAGAAGATCCTATGGATTCCAGCTGGCGCCTCCCAGCTCCAGATTGCCCAGCATCGGCCCAGTGCCAACTACCTTG CACTTCGAGGCCCTGGAGGCCAGTCCATCATCAATGGGAACTGGGCTGTGGATCCCCCTGGGTCCTACACAGCTGGTGGGACTATCTTCCGGTATAACCGTCCTCCTCgggaggagggaaaggcagaAAGTCTATCAGCTGAAGGCCCCACAACGCAGCCTGTGGATGTCTAC ATGATCTTTCAGGAGGATAACCCTGGTGTTTTTTATCAGTATGTCATCTCTTCACCTCCTCCAATCCTCGAGAGCCCCACTGCAGAGCCTCCTATCCTTCAACTTCAGCCTG AGATGCTGAGGGGGGAGCCCCCAGCTGCTTCAGTACCCCGCCCAGCCCGGACCCCAGGCACCCTGCAGCGCCAGGTACGGATCCCCCAGATGCCTGCCCCAACCCATCTCAGGACACCTCTGGGATCTCCAGCTGGATACTGGAAACGAGTGGGACACTCCAAGTGCTCAGCATCCTGTGGAAAAG GTGTTTGGCGCCCCATTTTCCTGTGCATTTCTCGAGAGTCAGGAGAGGAGCTTGATGAACACAACTGTGCCACGGGTGCCAGGCCTCCAGCCAACCCTGAACCCTGCCACAACCCCCCATGTCCCCCATA TTGGGAGACTGGTGAATGGACATCCTGTAGTCGCTCTTGTGGCCCAGGCACCCAGCACCGCCAGCTGCACTGCCGGCAGGAGTTTGGGGCAGGTGGCTCCTCTGTGCCTCCAGAGCGCTGTGGACATCTTCCTAGGCCCAATGTTACCCAGCCTTGTCAGCTGCGCCTCTGTGGCCATTGGGAGGTTGGCTCTGCCTGGAGCCAG TGCTCTGTCCGGTGTGGTCGAGGCCAGAGGAGCCGACAAGTTCGCTGTGTTGGAAACAATGGCGATGAAGTGAACGAGCAGGAGTGTGCTTCAGGCCCACCACAGCCCCCCAGCAGAGAGGCCTGTGACATGGGGCCCTGTACCACAGCCTGGTTCCACAGTGAATGGAGTTCAAAG TGCTCAGCAGATTGTGGGACAGGAATCCAGAGACGTTCTGTGGTCTGTCTTGGGAGTGGGGAGATGCTTAGGGCAGGGCAAGAGGAAGCAGGAGCAGGAACCAGTGAGCAGAGCTGTCCACCAGGAAGCCGCCCTCCTGACATGCGTGCCTGCAGCTTGGGGCCCTGTGAGATGACATGGTGTTGGTACACAGGACCCTGGGGTGAG TGCTCCTCAGAATGTGGCTCTGGCACACAACGTAGAGATGTCATCTGTGTGTCCAAACTGGGAACTGAGTTCAATGTGACATCTCCTAGCAACTGTTCCCATCTGCCCAGACCCTCTGCCCTACAGCCCTGTCAGGGTCAGGCTTGCCAGGACCGATGGTTTGCTACACCCTGGAGTCCG TGTTCTCAATCCTGCCAAGGGGGCATACAGACAAGAGAGATTCAGTGCCTGAGTGCCAACCAAACCCTCAGCACTCGATGCCCTCCTCACCTGCGACCTTCCAGGAAACGACCCTGTAACAGCCAACCCTGCAACCAGCGCCCTG atgatcaatgCAAGGACAGCTCTCCACATTGCCCCCTGGTGGTACAGGCCCGGCTCTGCATCTACCCCTACTACACAGCCACCTGTTGCCGCTCTTGTGCCCATGTTCTGGAGCGGAGTCCGCTGGAGCCTGCCTGA
- the Adamtsl4 gene encoding ADAMTS-like protein 4 isoform X3, translated as MEKWAGRPRLCLMLLLYLPQLCLDQEVLSEQSPQTPPEEGRGPEGVWGSWDQWASCSQPCGVGVQRRSRTCQLRLGLPFPPRPPRHPEVLRSRGQGPRPQTSRETHPLYRPQPQGRVGSLRGPASQLGKEETQEVQGPQRSRVRDPIKPGMFGYGRVPFALPLHRSRRHPRRSPRPELPQTSSRREKYLPSLTPGAEPSSANHGSQTQLPPPEPSVYIPSSPDEPPKSKNSQNEVSQRTSPVPTQPHFIAQASGTGFLSPSPSLGESDSFHMSSQPRMPNSQRWASPWVAGSHPDPFPSVPWGRGQQSRRHWRPGGNPHESPMEPAPHLPDGWLPLLNAGPHSSSLWSIFAPSSPVPRCSGESEQLRACSQGPCPPEQPDPRALQCAAFDSQEFMGQLYQWEPFTEVQGSQRCELNCRPRGFRFYVRHTEKSPGCDGILGSGRRPDSCGVCGGNDSTCRLISGNLTDQGRPLGYQKILWIPAGASQLQIAQHRPSANYLALRGPGGQSIINGNWAVDPPGSYTAGGTIFRYNRPPREEGKAESLSAEGPTTQPVDVYMIFQEDNPGVFYQYVISSPPPILESPTAEPPILQLQPEMLRGEPPAASVPRPARTPGTLQRQVRIPQMPAPTHLRTPLGSPAGYWKRVGHSKCSASCGKGVWRPIFLCISRESGEELDEHNCATGARPPANPEPCHNPPCPPYWETGEWTSCSRSCGPGTQHRQLHCRQEFGAGGSSVPPERCGHLPRPNVTQPCQLRLCGHWEVGSAWSQCSVRCGRGQRSRQVRCVGNNGDEVNEQECASGPPQPPSREACDMGPCTTAWFHSEWSSKCSADCGTGIQRRSVVCLGSGEMLRAGQEEAGAGTSEQSCPPGSRPPDMRACSLGPCEMTWCWYTGPWGECSSECGSGTQRRDVICVSKLGTEFNVTSPSNCSHLPRPSALQPCQGQACQDRWFATPWSPCSQSCQGGIQTREIQCLSANQTLSTRCPPHLRPSRKRPCNSQPCNQRPDDQCKDSSPHCPLVVQARLCIYPYYTATCCRSCAHVLERSPLEPA; from the exons ATGGAGAAATGGGCGGGCAG GCCCCGGCTTTGTCTTATGCTGCTTTTGTACCTCCCTCAGCTCTGCCTGGACCAGGAG GTGTTGTCTGAACAGTCTCCTCAGACACCCCCAGAGGAGGGCCGGGGCCCTGAGGGTGTCTGGGGATCTTGGGACCAGTGGGCCTCTTGCTCCCAGccctgtggggtgggggtgcagcGCAGAAGCCGGACATGTCAACTCCGCCTGGGCCTGCCCTTCCCTCCCCGACCCCCAAGACATCCAGAAGTCCTTCGATCCCGGGGTCAGGGCCCTAGACCTCAGACTTCCCGAGAAACCCATCCTCTGTATAGGCCACAGCCTCAGGGAAGGGTTGGCTCCCTTCGAGGTCCTGCTTCCCAACTGGGGAAAGAAGAGACCCAAGAAGTTCAAGGGCCCCAGAG GTCCCGGGTTCGAGACCCCATCAAGCCAGGAATGTTTGGCTATGGAAGAGTGCCCTTTGCCTTGCCACTGCATAGGAGCCGCAGGCACCCCCGGAGGTCACCCAGACCTGAACTTCCCCAGACCTCTTCTAGAAGGGAAAAATACCTTCCATCCCTGACTCCTGGAGCAGAGCCATCCTCTGCAAACCATGGCTCCCAAACTCAGCTCCCTCCTCCAGAACCATCTGTCTACATCCCATCCTCCCCAGATGAACCCCCAAAGTCCAAAAATTCTCAGAATGAGGTGTCCCAAAGAACCAGTCCTGTCCCCACACAGCCTCACTTCATAGCCCAAGCCTCTGGCACAGGGTTTCTCTCACCTTCCCCTTCCTTGGGAGAAAGTGACTCTTTCCACATGTCCTCTCAACCAAGAATGCCAAATTCCCAGAGATGGGCCAGTCCCTGGGTAGCAGGGAGCCACCCTGATCCTTTCCCTTCTGTCCCTTGGGGACGAGGTCAGCAGAGCCGAAGGCATTGGAGACCTGGGGGGAATCCTCATGAGTCCCCCATGGAGCCGGCCCCTCATCTACCAGATGGCTGGTTGCCTCTGCTGAATGCTGGCCCCCACTCGAGCTCCCTCTGGAGCATCTTTGCTCCTAGTAGCCCTGTCCCAAGATGTTCTGGGGAGAGTGAGCAGCTGAGAGCCTGCAGCCAAGGG CCCTGCCCACCTGAGCAGCCAGACCCCCGGGCCCTACAGTGTGCAGCCTTTGACTCCCAGGAATTCATGGGTCAGCTGTACCAGTGGGAGCCCTTCACTGAAG TTCAGGGATCCCAACGCTGCGAGCTGAACTGCCGTCCCCGTGGCTTTCGTTTCTATGTCCGTCACACTGAAAAG AGCCCTGGCTGTGATGGGATCCTCGGGTCTGGCAGGCGTCCAGATAGCTGTGGAGTCTGTGGGGGTAATGATTCTACCTGTCGCCTCATTTCGGGGAATCTCACTGATCAAGGGCGCCCTCTGGGCTATCAGAAGATCCTATGGATTCCAGCTGGCGCCTCCCAGCTCCAGATTGCCCAGCATCGGCCCAGTGCCAACTACCTTG CACTTCGAGGCCCTGGAGGCCAGTCCATCATCAATGGGAACTGGGCTGTGGATCCCCCTGGGTCCTACACAGCTGGTGGGACTATCTTCCGGTATAACCGTCCTCCTCgggaggagggaaaggcagaAAGTCTATCAGCTGAAGGCCCCACAACGCAGCCTGTGGATGTCTAC ATGATCTTTCAGGAGGATAACCCTGGTGTTTTTTATCAGTATGTCATCTCTTCACCTCCTCCAATCCTCGAGAGCCCCACTGCAGAGCCTCCTATCCTTCAACTTCAGCCTG AGATGCTGAGGGGGGAGCCCCCAGCTGCTTCAGTACCCCGCCCAGCCCGGACCCCAGGCACCCTGCAGCGCCAGGTACGGATCCCCCAGATGCCTGCCCCAACCCATCTCAGGACACCTCTGGGATCTCCAGCTGGATACTGGAAACGAGTGGGACACTCCAAGTGCTCAGCATCCTGTGGAAAAG GTGTTTGGCGCCCCATTTTCCTGTGCATTTCTCGAGAGTCAGGAGAGGAGCTTGATGAACACAACTGTGCCACGGGTGCCAGGCCTCCAGCCAACCCTGAACCCTGCCACAACCCCCCATGTCCCCCATA TTGGGAGACTGGTGAATGGACATCCTGTAGTCGCTCTTGTGGCCCAGGCACCCAGCACCGCCAGCTGCACTGCCGGCAGGAGTTTGGGGCAGGTGGCTCCTCTGTGCCTCCAGAGCGCTGTGGACATCTTCCTAGGCCCAATGTTACCCAGCCTTGTCAGCTGCGCCTCTGTGGCCATTGGGAGGTTGGCTCTGCCTGGAGCCAG TGCTCTGTCCGGTGTGGTCGAGGCCAGAGGAGCCGACAAGTTCGCTGTGTTGGAAACAATGGCGATGAAGTGAACGAGCAGGAGTGTGCTTCAGGCCCACCACAGCCCCCCAGCAGAGAGGCCTGTGACATGGGGCCCTGTACCACAGCCTGGTTCCACAGTGAATGGAGTTCAAAG TGCTCAGCAGATTGTGGGACAGGAATCCAGAGACGTTCTGTGGTCTGTCTTGGGAGTGGGGAGATGCTTAGGGCAGGGCAAGAGGAAGCAGGAGCAGGAACCAGTGAGCAGAGCTGTCCACCAGGAAGCCGCCCTCCTGACATGCGTGCCTGCAGCTTGGGGCCCTGTGAGATGACATGGTGTTGGTACACAGGACCCTGGGGTGAG TGCTCCTCAGAATGTGGCTCTGGCACACAACGTAGAGATGTCATCTGTGTGTCCAAACTGGGAACTGAGTTCAATGTGACATCTCCTAGCAACTGTTCCCATCTGCCCAGACCCTCTGCCCTACAGCCCTGTCAGGGTCAGGCTTGCCAGGACCGATGGTTTGCTACACCCTGGAGTCCG TGTTCTCAATCCTGCCAAGGGGGCATACAGACAAGAGAGATTCAGTGCCTGAGTGCCAACCAAACCCTCAGCACTCGATGCCCTCCTCACCTGCGACCTTCCAGGAAACGACCCTGTAACAGCCAACCCTGCAACCAGCGCCCTG atgatcaatgCAAGGACAGCTCTCCACATTGCCCCCTGGTGGTACAGGCCCGGCTCTGCATCTACCCCTACTACACAGCCACCTGTTGCCGCTCTTGTGCCCATGTTCTGGAGCGGAGTCCGCTGGAGCCTGCCTGA